A genome region from Pygocentrus nattereri isolate fPygNat1 chromosome 6, fPygNat1.pri, whole genome shotgun sequence includes the following:
- the spegnb gene encoding SPEG neighbor protein yields the protein MSKVKAAPPPGCTININDPQVQEAAIRIQASYRGHRSRKELRERGPPKFLQELKDVLLVEGSAAKLECRVSAFPDPFIVWLKDGKELKDGPKYRYVFEDPDVVALVVRDGELADLGRYTVTIKNPFGQTSGSACITVEVPAKVNKGPDSVKGKRGTTVVLKADISGEPPPDVGWLKDGDDIEEDERVYFDVGDTNTILTIKNARPSDSGKYEVFVENNLGTDQSFARVDIL from the exons ATGTCCAAAGTCAAGGCTGCACCCCCACCAGGGTGCACGATCAACATTAATGACCCTCAAGTACAAGAAGCAGCAATCCGCATCCAGGCTTCATACCGGGGGCATCG GTCAAGAAAGGAGCTTCGTGAAAGGGGGCCGCCAAAGTTTCTGCAGGAGCTGAAGGATGTACTTCTGGTGGAAGGAAGTGCTGCAAAACTGGAATGCCGAGTCAGCGCTTTCCCTGACCCCTTCATCGTCTGGTTGAAGGACGGGAAAGAGCTAAAAGATGGACCTAAATATCGCTATGTGTTTGAGGACCCTGATGTTGTAGCACTTGTGGTGCGGGACGGGGAACTGGCTGATCTGGGCAGATATACCGTTACTATCAAAAACCCCTTTGGTCAGACGTCCGGTTCTGCCTGCATCACAGTGGAGG TTCCTGCTAAAGTTAATAAGGGTCCGGACAGTGTAAAAGGCAAGAGAGGGACCACGGTGGTGCTGAAGGCCGATATCAGTGGGGAACCGCCCCCCGATGTTGGCTGGCTCAAGGACGGAGATGATATAGAAGAAGACGAAAG AGTATATTTTGATGTGGGAGACACGAACACCATCCTGACCATCAAAAACGCACGgccgtcagactcaggaaagtACGAGGTGTTTGTGGAAAATAACCTGGGAACAGACCAGTCTTTCGCTCGAGTGGACATCCTGTGA